From Candidatus Binataceae bacterium:
CAACCGCTCGCCGAGAATGTCGCTCCATAGCTTTTCGATTTCGGCATTCTTGGAAAAAAACCGGTGTCCGCCGATGTCGAAACGGAATCCCTTGTAGCTGACGGTGCGGGCGATGCCGCCGACGTGCTCTGGATCCTGCTCAACGATCACCACCGGCCGTCCGGCGGCTGAAAGCTCGTGTGCGGCGGTCAGTCCGGCGGGCCCGGCTCCAATGATGATGGTGGCGCCAGGCGCGGTGGCCGTCTTTAAAGCCGCAGGCGCGGAGTTCAGGCTCTCTTTCTGCTGCCCGCTCATAAGTCCGCGATTTTACCCACAACGCTGACATCGCACAACACACGGTTTTGCGCGTTTACGCACGGCTTAACGGAAAGTCCAGCCGAAAGGGCTCAGTTGCGCGAACCATCGCGCTCATTTGGTCCAACTTCCCTCGATTTCCCAGGGCGACTTTAGTACCGGCCTCAAACGCGCTATTGGAGTGGACGGAAAGGACGGAGCCTCGGCAGGATGAGAGTGATCGACGGAGACAGCCACTTTATCGAGCCGCTCGATCTCTTCGAGCGCTATACAGAACCGGCCTACCGCGATCGCACCGTCCGTGTCCACCTCGACCCCGGCGGCCGCGTCACTGGCCTCGTCGTCGATAACCGGCCGATGCGCATGGCGGATCTCGACGAGCTGATGAGCGCCTGCGCCGGCTACGGACAAAAGGAGGAGGGTCGCGACATAAGCGACTTCGACCTTTACCGAATTGCCAACCGGCAATGGCAAGACATGGGCTTGCGGATCCGCTACCTCGATGAAGAGGGATTCGCCGCGCAGGTTATCTACCCCACGATGGGACTTCTGTGGGAAAGCTCGGTTGACGAGCCTGCGCTCGCCGACGCGCTCTGCCGCGCATACAACACCTGGGCCTTCGAACTGGTGGCCGGCCATCGGGACCGATTGTTCCCCGCGGCGCATATTTCGATGCGCGAAGCGGCGTTTGCCGTGCGCGAGATAGAGCGTGTGGCGAAGCTCGGATGCCGGGCCATATTCGTCGGCGCAGCGCCGATCGGCGGGCGCAGCTTCGGCAATCCGGATTTCGATCCGATCTGGGCCGCGGCGCAGGAACTCGACCTCGCCGTGGGCATCCATCTGGTCGGCCATCCCAACTACACCGGCAGCCAGTGGTATCGCACGGGCAATCCCGGCTTCATGTACATCACGATGATGAACGTGCAGGATCCGCGCATCGCGCTGACCTCGATGATGTATGACGGCGTGTTCGAGCGCTTTCCGCGGCTGCGCGTCGGCACGATCGAGTCGATGGCGGGATGGGTCGGCGAATGGCTCGAACGCGTCGACTACCGCTACAGATATCTTGGCCACACTTCGCGGATGAAACATTCGGCAGCCGAATATTTCGCGCGCAACATCTGGGTCAGCGCCAATCCGGAGGAGCGGATGTTCCCTCTGATGGTGCAGTTTGCTGGCGACGATCGCTTCTTCATCGGCTCCGACTATCCGCACGCCGAGGGGTTCGTCCATCCGGTCGGCACCACGCGCAAACTGCTCGGCGCGCTGCCCGAGCGCTCGGTCGAAAAGATCCTGTGCGATAACGCGGCCGCCTTCTACCGCATCTGAGGCGACCCGAGGAAGAGCACGGAGGAGATCCGCATGGCGGCCAAAGTCGCGGTATGCCTCTCGTTCGATTTCGACGCGATCTGCGTGTGGCTTGGGAGTCTCAACGCGACTTCGCCGAGCGCTATCTCGCGCGGCGAGTTCGGCGCCGTGGCGACCGAGCGATTGCTCGACCTGCTCGCGCGATGGGAGATCAAATCGACCTGGTTCATCCCCGGCCACACCATCGACACCTATCCCGGCCTGGTGCGGCGCGTGGCAGACGCGGGACACGAGATCGGTCATCACAACTATTGCCACGAAAATCCGATCTCGCTCTCGCTCGACGACGAAAGGCGGGTGCTCGACCGCGGCACCGAGACCATCCGCCGAATCACCGGCAAGCCGCCCGAGGGCTTTCGCTCGCCGGCCTGGGATTTGAGCCCGCACTCGTTGAGCCTCCTGCTCGAGCGCGGCTTTCTCTACGACAGCAGCCTGATGGGCAACGACTACACGCCCTACTACTGCCGCATCGGCGACGTCCCGGCCAAGGACGGACCCTACGTCTTCGGCCGCGAGGTCGAGATGGTCGAGCTACCGGTGACCTGGGGCCTCGATGACTTTCCCGCGTTCGAGTGGCTCTACGGCGTCAACCAGGGACTATCGTCGCCCTCGCAGGTGTACGAACGATGGGCCGGCGATTTCGACTACCTCTGCGACTTCGTCCGCGAGGGGGTATACTGCCTGACGATGCATCCGCAGGTCATCGGCCGCGGCCATCGCATGCTGATGCTCAACCGCCTGGTCGAACACATGAAGGAGCGCGCGGAGGTCAGCTTCCGCACGATGGCGGAGGTGGCGCGCGAGTGGAAGCGCACGCATCCGCTCAAGGCGCCGTCCCGATGAACGCGCACGCGGCATAAACCATGGCCTCGGCAATGCAGCTCTATGCGGCGTTCGCGCTGCTGGTGATCGCGATCGTCGCGATTATCGCCTTGGCTGCGATCCTAAGTAACATCGTGGGTGCGGTCCGCCGCCGCTTCGGCAGAAGCGGAATATCTGCGAAGGCGCGCGCACACGATGACTTCCGCGCACCCGCCCCGGGTCCGCGCGCCGCCGCCGAGCCGTCAAAACCGGAAGATCCGTCCGCTTCGGCCTGAGCCGCCCCGCGCATTGAGTGCGCATGTGCTCTTGCGGTAAATCCGCTATCACTCCGAGCGCCAGGTCATCTGGCGGCGCACCACTCCCGCCACAGCCCGAGCTTCTCCTGCACCGGGCGATCCGAAAAGCTGAACAGCAGCGATTCGTCGGCGGCCTCGTGACGGTACTCGCGCCAACTCGGCACGACGAAGACGTCGTGCCGGTTCCATTTGAACGCCTCTCCGCCGACCACCGTGCATCCGCTGCCCTCGACCGCGACGAATACCGTGCTGTCGCTCGAGCGGTAGGGCACGCCGCTGAAGCCGCGCGGCAAAAGCTGCATCGCAGTGCCGATCGTCGGCATCGCCCAGTCGCCGGTGGCCGGATTGACGTAGCGCATCTTGAATCCGTGGCAGCGGTCCGCGCCGCCGCTGCGGCTCATCCTTTCGAGCGCCTCGCGCGTGCGCTCATAGCTGTAGTTCAGGATCGGGCTCGTCAGGCCGCGGCGCTCGTAATCGATCGGCATAAGGCCGCTTGCGAAACGGGCGTCGGAGTCGCCCTCGGGCCGCGCCTGCGGGAAGCGGTCTTCGCCGTAGGGCTCGAAGAAAACCGCGTTCAGAAGATCGACCAGCGCCAAGTCGAGCCCGTCGAGCCATACCATCGGCTGGCCGGTCTCGTTGCCGTGATCGTGCCAGGTCCATGACGGCGTGATCACGAAATCGCCCGGCCGCATTGTGGTCCGCTCGCCGTCGACCGCGGTGTAGGCGCCCTCGCCTTCGATTATGAAGCGCAGCGCGCTCTGGGTGTGCCGATGGCTCGGCGCGATCTCGCCGGGCAGGATGAGCTGCAGGCCGGCAAACAGCGAATGCGTGATGCGCGGGGGCGAATTGCCGCGCAGAGCCGGGTTTTCGAGGATCAGCACGCGGCGTTCGGCCTCGGCCGCTGAAATGAGACGCCCCGCCTCCATCAGCATCGGACGGACTTCATCGTAGCGCCACAGCGCCGCGACCTCGGGCGGACGCGGCTCCCTGGATTGAATACTCTTGAGCACCTCCCACAGCGGAGCGAGGCTGCTGCTCGCGATTTTTGCGTAGAATTGCTCGCGCTCGGGTGTGCGTTGTGGCTCCGGCATCGTTGCGTCACCTCCCGGGTCGGCCGTCCTGAATTGGTACGAAACTACTGCGATCGCGGCAAACAAGCGAGCGTAATGAGCGGCTACTAGAATCATACTGCGCGACTAGAATAATTTGAGCCTAAAGCTGGTCGGATAAACATCGCTGGCATCAGGTCACATTTAGCTCAAAAAAAATTTGCCCTTGCATGGAATAACCGGGCAAACTTAGGGCCGGGGGGGACTCGCGCGCGATGGACGAGGAGGCACGCTTCCGTCTGCTGTACGATCTCGGATGCGCGTTCGCCGCGCGAATCGAGATCGAACAGTTGATTCCGCTCGTGGTGGCCAAATGCCGCGAAGCGCTCGACGCCGAGGGCGCTTCGGTCCTACTGTTGGACGACGAACGCAAGGAACTCTACTTTCCATACATTTCGGAAGAAGATCCGGAGGTCGGAGAGAGGCTCGCGGCGCTGCGCTTCTCGGCCGAACTTGGAATTGCGGCCGCCGCGCTGAAGGGCGGCAAGGCGCTGGTGGTCAACGACGCGCAAAACGATCCCCGTCTGTATCACGGGATCGACAAGATGACGGGATTGGTCACACGCAACGTGCTGGCCGCCCCGCTGTCGACACGGCAGGGAACGATCGGGGTGGTCGAAGTCGTCAACGGCCGCGGACCGCAGGGGTTCACCGACGACGATCTGACATTTATCGAGGCCATCTCGGGCAGCATCGCGATCGCGATCGAGAACGCGCGGCTGTACACGCAGGTGCGCGAGTCCGAAGCCAACCTGCGTGCGCAGGTGGGCGCGCTGCGCCGCGACCTCGCGCGCGTCGATGGCTTCGCCGAGATCGTCGGCACTTCGCCGGCGATGGCGGAAGTGCTGCGTCTGATGGAAACCGCGGCGGCCTCGCCGATCACCGTGGTGATTCAGGGAGAGACCGGCACCGGCAAGGAGCTCGTCGCGCGCGGACTGCATCGCGCGAGCGCGCGCAGCGACCGTCCCTTTCTGGCGCTGAATTGCGCCGCGATGCCCGAGCCGCTGCTCGAGAGCGAACTTTTCGGCCATCGCCGCGGCGCGTTCACCGGCGCGATCCGCGACAACCCGGGGCTGTTCCGCGCGGCCGCAGGCGGCGTGGTCTTTCTCGACGAAGTCGCCGACATGCCGCTGCCCATGCAGGCGAAGCTTTTGCGCGTGCTCGAAGAGCAGGAAGTGGTGCCGCTCGGCGACAGCTTCCCGCGCAAGGTTGACGTGCGCGTGCTGTCGGCGACAAATCGCGACCTGCGGGCGGAAGTCACCGCGGGAAGGTTCCGCGAAGATTTGTACTATCGGCTCGCGGTCTTTCCGATTTCACTGCCGCCGCTGCGCGACCGGCGCGAGGATATCGCGCTTCTGGCAACGCGCTTCCTCGCTATAGCCGCCGAGCAGCAGCGCAAACCCGTCGCCGGCATCGATCCGGCAACACTGGAACTGCTGACCCAGTACGATTGGCCCGGCAACGTCCGCGAGCTGCGCAACGAAATCGAGCGCGCCGTGGCACTCACGCGAGCGAACCAGAACATAACGCCCGAGAATCTCTCGCCACGCCTGCGCCCGCACCATCCGCAGGTCACGCAGGTCAACGGCATATCGGCAGGCCATCCGGGACCCGGGCAGAAGCGCGGCGCCCAGGCATCACCCCTCCGATCGCTGGCAGCCCCAGCACCGGCCGAGACTCCCGATTCAGCAGAAGAGGACGTTAAGGGCCCCCTGCGCCGAGCGCGCGCGGCTTTCGAGGCGGACTACATCGCCAGGGTCCTCGACCAGCATA
This genomic window contains:
- a CDS encoding NAD(P)-binding protein encodes the protein MSGQQKESLNSAPAALKTATAPGATIIIGAGPAGLTAAHELSAAGRPVVIVEQDPEHVGGIARTVSYKGFRFDIGGHRFFSKNAEIEKLWSDILGERL
- a CDS encoding amidohydrolase family protein, whose amino-acid sequence is MRVIDGDSHFIEPLDLFERYTEPAYRDRTVRVHLDPGGRVTGLVVDNRPMRMADLDELMSACAGYGQKEEGRDISDFDLYRIANRQWQDMGLRIRYLDEEGFAAQVIYPTMGLLWESSVDEPALADALCRAYNTWAFELVAGHRDRLFPAAHISMREAAFAVREIERVAKLGCRAIFVGAAPIGGRSFGNPDFDPIWAAAQELDLAVGIHLVGHPNYTGSQWYRTGNPGFMYITMMNVQDPRIALTSMMYDGVFERFPRLRVGTIESMAGWVGEWLERVDYRYRYLGHTSRMKHSAAEYFARNIWVSANPEERMFPLMVQFAGDDRFFIGSDYPHAEGFVHPVGTTRKLLGALPERSVEKILCDNAAAFYRI
- a CDS encoding polysaccharide deacetylase; the encoded protein is MAAKVAVCLSFDFDAICVWLGSLNATSPSAISRGEFGAVATERLLDLLARWEIKSTWFIPGHTIDTYPGLVRRVADAGHEIGHHNYCHENPISLSLDDERRVLDRGTETIRRITGKPPEGFRSPAWDLSPHSLSLLLERGFLYDSSLMGNDYTPYYCRIGDVPAKDGPYVFGREVEMVELPVTWGLDDFPAFEWLYGVNQGLSSPSQVYERWAGDFDYLCDFVREGVYCLTMHPQVIGRGHRMLMLNRLVEHMKERAEVSFRTMAEVAREWKRTHPLKAPSR
- the gtdA gene encoding gentisate 1,2-dioxygenase, with amino-acid sequence MPEPQRTPEREQFYAKIASSSLAPLWEVLKSIQSREPRPPEVAALWRYDEVRPMLMEAGRLISAAEAERRVLILENPALRGNSPPRITHSLFAGLQLILPGEIAPSHRHTQSALRFIIEGEGAYTAVDGERTTMRPGDFVITPSWTWHDHGNETGQPMVWLDGLDLALVDLLNAVFFEPYGEDRFPQARPEGDSDARFASGLMPIDYERRGLTSPILNYSYERTREALERMSRSGGADRCHGFKMRYVNPATGDWAMPTIGTAMQLLPRGFSGVPYRSSDSTVFVAVEGSGCTVVGGEAFKWNRHDVFVVPSWREYRHEAADESLLFSFSDRPVQEKLGLWREWCAAR
- a CDS encoding sigma 54-interacting transcriptional regulator, producing the protein MDEEARFRLLYDLGCAFAARIEIEQLIPLVVAKCREALDAEGASVLLLDDERKELYFPYISEEDPEVGERLAALRFSAELGIAAAALKGGKALVVNDAQNDPRLYHGIDKMTGLVTRNVLAAPLSTRQGTIGVVEVVNGRGPQGFTDDDLTFIEAISGSIAIAIENARLYTQVRESEANLRAQVGALRRDLARVDGFAEIVGTSPAMAEVLRLMETAAASPITVVIQGETGTGKELVARGLHRASARSDRPFLALNCAAMPEPLLESELFGHRRGAFTGAIRDNPGLFRAAAGGVVFLDEVADMPLPMQAKLLRVLEEQEVVPLGDSFPRKVDVRVLSATNRDLRAEVTAGRFREDLYYRLAVFPISLPPLRDRREDIALLATRFLAIAAEQQRKPVAGIDPATLELLTQYDWPGNVRELRNEIERAVALTRANQNITPENLSPRLRPHHPQVTQVNGISAGHPGPGQKRGAQASPLRSLAAPAPAETPDSAEEDVKGPLRRARAAFEADYIARVLDQHNGNVSRAAVALGLSRASLQKKMKEYGLR